Genomic DNA from bacterium:
GAGACTCGGCGCGTCCCAGGTCTGGTTGAAGACGACGAAGAGGTCGGCGCCGGGTTTGTAGATCCAGTTGAAACGGACGTTGGCGGCGAACAGCTCGTCGAGATCGTTGTACTGGAGGAAGGTATCGGCGCGCAGGCGGGGGCTTGCGGCCAGGCTGAGGCGCTCGCGCAGGACGGTGGCGGTGAAGGCGCCGCCGGGGAGGTCGACGTCATTGTACTGCCAGGTGGTCTCGGAGCGGACGAAGCGGTTGGGGCGGATGCGGAGGGTGGCCTCGGCGCGGAAGCGGTCGCCATCGAAGAAGCCGCTCCAACGGATGCTGCCGTCGGCGGTGAGGGTGCGGCCGTCATTGGTGTCGAAGGACACGCCATAGTCGTAATAAGTGTAGTCGCCGGCCGGGATGATCACGCCGTCCGTGATCTCGAAGGGCTCGAATAGGCGCTCGAAGTTGCGCTCGACGAAGAGAGTGATGCGGTCCTCGGTCTTGAAGCGGATGCTGAGGGGCTCGAGCTGGAATTCGGACGACTCGGTGGTGCCGTCGCGTAGGGTGAAGACTTCCGCCTCGAGCTCGAAGTTGAAGTTGCGCAGCCACGGGAGGTCCGGACGCGGTTCGTACTCGACCCCGCCGGTGTAGCGCCGGACGCCGCGGCGCCTCAAGAATCCCATCTCGGGCTCGAAGCGCTCGCCGATCTCGACGTAGCCGCCCTCGGCGCTCCAGATCGAGCCGCTCCACTCGACGCCGGCACCAGCGGCCCAGTCTTCTCCGCCTACCAGATCGCTGTCGTCGGACTGGGCGAAGAAGCCGTTGAGCGCCAGCCGGTCGGTCGGCTTCCAGTCGAAGTCGGCGCCGAAGACCAGGTTCGAGTCGCCGTCCTCGCCCTCTCGGTCGGTGACGATCAAGCCGACGCTCGAGCGCTGGCCGACGTTGCGCTTGAGCCGCAGGGCGCCCCAGGTATTACTTGGCGTGCCCGCACTGTGTCGCGTTTGCCCCCCTTCGGGGGGACCTACCGACGGAGCCAAGGCCTCGGTGGCGACGCCGAGCACCCCGAGGTTCCAGGCCCCGGCGCGGCCGGTGAGACGCAGGCCGCCTTCGATCGGCACCTCGCGGCCGCCTTCGCCGATGCCGATGCGGCGCGAGAAGAAGACTTTGAGCAGCGGGCTGTCGCTGCCGGGATCGGAGCCGAGCTCGAAGAT
This window encodes:
- a CDS encoding carbohydrate binding family 9 domain-containing protein, producing the protein MLPTPQNLRRGPLLLLAALLLTPTVSAQGEPPPSAATHSLQALRLEQPITLDGRLDDPAWQRAEIATGFTQREPEPGAPASERTEVQVAYTEKTLYVAVHAFDADPGAIIAREMQRDGGLFRDDSVIVLLDTFDDDRNTYFFETNALGARTDSLVTDEGRDTNFEWDGVWDVAARRTGDGWVAELAIPFSTLRFDPQAEAWGFNVRRNIRHKNEDAFWAPIGLDADLFRVSLYGALTGIEGARPGLSLNVKPFAVAATISHSPPSGGTSTTTAAPQAEDGDDFDAGLDVKWGVTRGLSLDLTLNTDFAETEVDDSQVNLTRFSLFFPEKREFFLENSGIFELGSDPGSDSPLLKVFFSRRIGIGEGGREVPIEGGLRLTGRAGAWNLGVLGVATEALAPSVGPPEGGQTRHSAGTPSNTWGALRLKRNVGQRSSVGLIVTDREGEDGDSNLVFGADFDWKPTDRLALNGFFAQSDDSDLVGGEDWAAGAGVEWSGSIWSAEGGYVEIGERFEPEMGFLRRRGVRRYTGGVEYEPRPDLPWLRNFNFELEAEVFTLRDGTTESSEFQLEPLSIRFKTEDRITLFVERNFERLFEPFEITDGVIIPAGDYTYYDYGVSFDTNDGRTLTADGSIRWSGFFDGDRFRAEATLRIRPNRFVRSETTWQYNDVDLPGGAFTATVLRERLSLAASPRLRADTFLQYNDLDELFAANVRFNWIYKPGADLFVVFNQTWDAPSLGDLDRRDRQVIVKFTYLWQR